The DNA window GTCGTCGCGTCCGCCACCGCGACGCGGACGCCGGTGGGATCGGCGGCCAGGGCCACCGGTGCGCCGATGGCGAGGTCGACCTCGAACAGCATCTCGTCGGCCTGCGCCGGCCCGGCGAGCCCGAGGCCCAGGGTCAGCCAAGCCAGCGCGGGCCGCTTTGCGAATCGCATGCGTCACTCCTTGCAGGCGCCGCGCCCTGCCGGGCGGCGCGAAGCCCCCGCATAGGCGACGATTCTGGCGAGATCTGGGTTGGCGATGCGCGGCCGGCCGCGGAGCCTATGCGCCGACGGCGCGCTGGGCGGCGACGATGACGTCGAGCTTGTCGTCGAGGGCGATGCGCGCCGGCGCCACGCCGGCGGTGCGCTGGCGATAGCAGCGCAGCGGCTCGGCCAGGATCGCGTCCAGGCTTTCGGCGCAGGCGAAGTCGCCCGCCACCGCCCTGACCTTGCTGTTGTCGAACACGACCGAGTGGACCTTGTCGCCCAGCAGCGGCCCGGTCCACTCCGGATCGAAGCGGACCAGGCTGTCGGTGGGGACGTGAACGATGTCGGGCTGTGCGCCGACGCCGCGGCCGATGGCGGCATAGATCTGGTCCCAGGTGAACGCCCGGTCGCTGGTGATGTGGAAGGCCTCGCCCAGGGCCGCCGGCTTGCCGAACAGGCCGACGAACGGCACCGCGAGGTCCTCCGACCGGGTCAGCGTCCACAGGCTGGTGCCGTCGCCGGGCACGATCACCGGCAGGCTCAGCCGCATCCGCGTCGCCGCGTGGTCGCGTTCCGAAAGCGCGGTCGGCAGCTGGGTGCGGACCGTGTGGCTGGGCCGCACGATGGTGTACGGCACCGCGTCCTGGCCGACGATCGCGGCCTCCGCCTCGGCCTTGCGGCGGCTGTATTCCCAATAGGGGTTGACCAGCGGCACGTCCTCGGTGATCGGCCAGACGTCGACCGGCTTCTTGTAGGCCGACGCCGAGGAGATGAACACGTACTGGGCGGTCTGGCCGCGGAACACGGCGAGGTCGCGGCGCACCTGCTCGGCGGTGAAGGCGATGAACTGGCAGACCACGTCGTAGCGCTTCGCCGCCTCCGCGCGATACTGCGAGTCGTCGTTGAGGTCGCCGCCGACGGTCGCCACGCCGTCGGGCAGGGTCGCCGCTGTGGTGCCGCGGTTGTACACGGTCACGCGGTGCCCGGCCGCGACCGCGGCCTCCACACAGGACAGCGATATCTGTCCGGTGCCGCCGATGAACAGAACGTTGAGCGTCATGGGCCGTCCCGCTGCGGGCCGCGGCGCGACCCGCCGATGCCGGTACCGGCCACAGGGCCGGTGCGCATCCGGGCGCCCGAGGCGAGGTCAGGCAATGGTGCGGATGGAGAGACTCGAACTCTCACTCTGTTACCAGAACCAGATTTTGAGTCTGGCGCGTCTACCGGTTCCGCCACATCCGCGGCCAGGCCGTCGCCCGACGGCCAAGGCAGACAAATAGACAAAGCCTTCCCCGCTGACAACCACGCGCCTCAGCGGGCGATGCGGCCGGCGGCGGCTCCGCCGCGGTTCCACGAGCCGCCGGCGTCGGGCCTTGCGGCCCGACGATGCGACCCCCAGACACAAAATGCGCCGGCGTTCCCCAGAATACGCCGGCGCAATGGCCTTACCGAGTGTGTCGCTGCGACTTCAATGTGCGGCCGCCTGTGCGATCTCGTCCTTGATTTTCAGCTTTTGTCGCTTGAGCTCGTGCAGTTTGAGCGTGTCCGGAGCAAGGCGCCGCTCCTCCTCCTCGATCATCGTGTGCAGCTGTGCGTGCTGATCGCGGAGCGCGGCCAGATTGCTTGGTTCGCTCATCCGTGGTCTCCTTCCGACAAAGTTGGACCCAGCAATCATATTCTAGGCACTCGTAAAAAAATTGCCATATCCGTGTCGTTCACAATTGGCGGCACCGGCCCTGACGACGCCATACAGGCCGACTCAGCCGAGCCCGGTCCGCGCCAGGACGAACGCCGCGATCGCCGCGTCGTCGTCGCGGTCGAAGGCCGGGATCGCGACCGCCGGCGCCGGCGGTGGGCAGGCCAGCGCCACGACGTGCGGATCGTCGCGGCACAGCGGTGGCCGCCCCAGCGCCGGATCGTGCACCTCCAGCTTGGCATGGTGGGCGAACTTGAAGCCCTCGACCAGCACCAGGTCGACCGGGATCAGCCGGGCCAGCAGTTCGTCCAGCGTCGGCTCCGGCGCGCCGCGCAGCTCGCGCACCATCGCGACGCGGGCGCGCGAGGCCACCATCACCTCCTGCGCGCCGGCCTGGCGGTGGCGATAGCTGTCCTT is part of the Alphaproteobacteria bacterium genome and encodes:
- a CDS encoding YdcH family protein produces the protein MSEPSNLAALRDQHAQLHTMIEEEERRLAPDTLKLHELKRQKLKIKDEIAQAAAH
- a CDS encoding SDR family oxidoreductase, with translation MTLNVLFIGGTGQISLSCVEAAVAAGHRVTVYNRGTTAATLPDGVATVGGDLNDDSQYRAEAAKRYDVVCQFIAFTAEQVRRDLAVFRGQTAQYVFISSASAYKKPVDVWPITEDVPLVNPYWEYSRRKAEAEAAIVGQDAVPYTIVRPSHTVRTQLPTALSERDHAATRMRLSLPVIVPGDGTSLWTLTRSEDLAVPFVGLFGKPAALGEAFHITSDRAFTWDQIYAAIGRGVGAQPDIVHVPTDSLVRFDPEWTGPLLGDKVHSVVFDNSKVRAVAGDFACAESLDAILAEPLRCYRQRTAGVAPARIALDDKLDVIVAAQRAVGA
- the mobB gene encoding molybdopterin-guanine dinucleotide biosynthesis protein B; translated protein: MQVFGIVGWSGSGKTVLVEKLIARFVACGIGVSTIKHAHHAFDIDRPGKDSYRHRQAGAQEVMVASRARVAMVRELRGAPEPTLDELLARLIPVDLVLVEGFKFAHHAKLEVHDPALGRPPLCRDDPHVVALACPPPAPAVAIPAFDRDDDAAIAAFVLARTGLG